From a single Vibrio tubiashii genomic region:
- a CDS encoding helix-turn-helix domain-containing protein yields MIRCHLARLMGERKMRISDVMRETGLSRTTVTLLYKETALKVDLEALDKLCDLFNCPLSDILEKMPSDRQG; encoded by the coding sequence ATTCGCTGCCATCTAGCCCGTTTAATGGGCGAGAGAAAAATGCGCATTAGCGACGTGATGCGAGAAACCGGCCTAAGCCGTACCACCGTCACGCTACTTTACAAAGAAACCGCGCTCAAGGTGGACTTAGAAGCGCTCGATAAGCTATGCGATTTATTTAACTGCCCATTGAGCGACATATTGGAAAAAATGCCAAGCGATAGACAGGGCTAA